The following are from one region of the Stigmatella ashevillena genome:
- a CDS encoding tetratricopeptide repeat protein — protein MATGEGHQRSADVVILTAITLEFQAMLQVEAGACEGSHWEQEQGPNGLPVAFREFKTRQGQRPLRVAVAQAGDMGAVAATNALLPLVMRYAPRCVAMCGVCAGRPGKTNLGDVVAAERLFFHDTGKQLPDQVQQDLKTYNLRDDWKVALEHFDFAARFQQEPWWQQRPIPYEWQENWVLAKLQEDVTDPSQHPECEQFCLRWDSVIESLWKSGAVQDGTLLLTEQGRKRIGRVLIKHRNHLPELSPAGSVLPFKVHVAPMGSGNKVVEDHEVWSFVSEHMRKTLGLEMEAVALGALAHAQRERKLDALVLKGVMDFANHGRDDQFKQYAARASAECLLAFLRETLDVEVVPGTDDLLESGTEKLPENPPPSALLNARYQVVPFHEQGREAILAELARWCEEGPAVAVRLLHAQGGAGKTRLALEAVRRQDLKDWSTGFLPKQVPEDWLERLWKRGRPTLVVIDYAESRPDLSSVLLRLVRYRHQEGGGLMRRMRLLLLARNAEDWWQSLRDKTELNTWLDETKPYELPSLTPLKTERERVFQEAVAEFALRYKVKAKPRGDLQFMDDRFERVLYLHMAALAWVEGLAFDATTLMKVILDHEEHFWETQAPPSDTALSLRKSLARQVVAAATLRGGMEDSSTAAHIVTKLLPRSFNEKDQELLQLLHRIYQRKEQEASMYLPALEPDLLGEAMVLRVASPEREEDRVAPDWIDRVLPSDAEERIVGSGLEVLGRASAAHPEAGRQWLERLLTDPLRPRARLALVAAKNVGMHTAFSLLGEVLAERLRAVSDVELALELMAVGIPQSTVSLGEVDVWILTTLLQVPGSAIGEASERTRASLLNNLGNRLSDLGRREEALEASCEAVGLYRALAKRNPDAFRPNLAAGLNNLGVMLSAQGRREEALEASREAVGLRRELAKHNPDAFRPALAASLHNLGARLSGLGQREEALETTREAVTLYRELAKRNSDAFRPDLAASLHNLGNRLNDLGQREEALEATHEAVGLRRELAKHNPDAFRPDLAASLHNLSNRLNDLGQREEALEASREAVGLRREWAERNPDAFQPNLAASLHNLGNRLNDLGRPEEALEATREAVGLRRELAKRNPDVFRPDLAGSLNNLGAVLSALGRPEEALEATREAVGLRRELAKRNPDAFRPDLAASLSNLGAMLSALGQPEEALEASREAVGLRREWAERNPDAFQPNLAASLYNLGAMLSALGRREEALEASSEALEYS, from the coding sequence ATGGCGACGGGTGAAGGACATCAACGCAGCGCCGATGTGGTGATCCTGACGGCTATCACGCTGGAGTTTCAAGCGATGCTCCAGGTGGAGGCCGGGGCCTGCGAGGGCAGCCACTGGGAGCAGGAACAGGGGCCCAACGGTCTGCCGGTCGCGTTCCGGGAGTTCAAGACCCGGCAAGGACAACGGCCCCTGCGCGTGGCCGTCGCACAAGCTGGAGACATGGGGGCAGTCGCGGCGACCAACGCGCTGCTGCCCCTGGTGATGCGCTATGCGCCCCGCTGCGTGGCGATGTGCGGTGTGTGCGCGGGCCGCCCTGGCAAGACGAACCTCGGAGACGTGGTCGCCGCCGAGCGCTTGTTCTTCCACGACACCGGCAAGCAACTGCCTGACCAGGTCCAGCAGGACCTCAAGACATACAACCTGCGCGATGACTGGAAGGTGGCGCTCGAGCACTTCGACTTCGCCGCGCGCTTCCAGCAAGAGCCCTGGTGGCAGCAGCGCCCCATTCCTTACGAGTGGCAGGAGAACTGGGTCCTGGCGAAGTTGCAGGAGGACGTCACCGATCCGTCCCAGCATCCCGAGTGCGAGCAGTTCTGCCTGCGGTGGGACTCGGTCATTGAGTCGCTCTGGAAGTCGGGCGCCGTCCAGGATGGCACGCTCCTGCTCACCGAACAGGGACGGAAGCGAATCGGCCGGGTGCTCATCAAGCATCGCAACCATCTGCCCGAGCTGTCTCCGGCGGGCTCAGTGCTTCCCTTCAAGGTCCACGTCGCCCCCATGGGCAGCGGCAACAAGGTCGTCGAGGACCACGAGGTGTGGAGCTTCGTGTCCGAGCACATGCGCAAGACCCTGGGTCTGGAGATGGAGGCCGTGGCGCTCGGCGCGCTGGCGCATGCGCAGCGGGAGAGGAAGCTCGATGCCCTGGTCCTCAAGGGCGTGATGGACTTCGCTAACCACGGGCGCGACGATCAGTTCAAGCAATACGCCGCCCGAGCATCAGCGGAGTGCTTGCTGGCCTTCCTCCGAGAGACGCTGGACGTGGAAGTCGTGCCCGGAACGGACGACCTTCTGGAATCTGGAACGGAGAAGTTGCCCGAGAATCCCCCCCCCTCCGCCCTGCTCAACGCGCGCTATCAGGTCGTCCCCTTTCACGAGCAGGGACGGGAGGCCATACTCGCGGAGCTGGCGCGCTGGTGTGAAGAGGGTCCCGCAGTGGCGGTGCGGCTGCTGCACGCGCAAGGAGGCGCAGGCAAGACCCGGCTCGCCCTCGAAGCGGTGCGGCGTCAGGATCTGAAGGATTGGTCCACCGGTTTCCTCCCCAAGCAAGTGCCCGAGGATTGGCTTGAGCGCTTGTGGAAACGAGGGCGGCCCACGCTGGTGGTCATCGACTACGCCGAGAGCCGTCCAGACCTGAGCTCGGTGCTGCTGCGATTGGTCCGCTACCGCCACCAGGAAGGTGGGGGGTTGATGCGCCGGATGCGGCTGCTGCTCCTGGCGCGCAACGCCGAGGACTGGTGGCAGTCATTACGAGACAAGACGGAGCTGAACACATGGCTGGATGAGACAAAGCCCTACGAACTCCCTTCCCTGACTCCACTCAAGACAGAGCGCGAGAGGGTATTTCAGGAGGCCGTGGCAGAATTCGCCCTGCGGTACAAGGTGAAAGCAAAGCCGCGAGGTGACCTCCAGTTCATGGACGATCGGTTCGAGCGAGTGCTCTATCTGCACATGGCCGCACTCGCCTGGGTGGAGGGCCTTGCATTTGATGCGACCACCTTGATGAAGGTGATCCTCGACCACGAGGAGCACTTCTGGGAAACGCAGGCCCCCCCGTCGGATACGGCGCTCTCGCTGCGGAAGTCCTTGGCGCGTCAGGTGGTGGCCGCCGCCACTCTTCGTGGAGGGATGGAGGACTCCTCCACGGCCGCTCACATTGTGACAAAGCTGCTGCCGCGATCCTTCAACGAGAAGGATCAGGAACTGCTCCAACTGCTGCATCGCATCTACCAGCGGAAGGAGCAGGAAGCGTCCATGTATCTCCCCGCCTTGGAGCCCGACCTCCTGGGCGAGGCCATGGTGCTTCGGGTCGCCTCGCCTGAACGCGAAGAAGACCGGGTGGCCCCGGACTGGATTGACCGGGTGCTTCCCTCGGATGCCGAGGAACGGATCGTGGGCAGCGGACTGGAGGTACTCGGCCGTGCATCCGCCGCGCATCCTGAGGCGGGGCGACAATGGCTGGAGAGACTCCTGACGGACCCCTTGCGACCACGTGCGCGCCTTGCATTGGTGGCCGCAAAGAACGTGGGAATGCACACGGCGTTCTCCCTATTGGGAGAGGTCCTGGCTGAGCGGCTTCGCGCGGTCAGTGATGTCGAGTTGGCCCTTGAGCTCATGGCTGTAGGAATTCCTCAATCCACAGTGTCACTGGGAGAGGTCGACGTCTGGATTCTGACCACACTCCTACAAGTACCTGGATCAGCGATTGGAGAGGCCTCGGAGAGAACAAGAGCGTCGCTTCTCAATAACCTGGGCAACAGGTTGAGCGACCTGGGACGGCGAGAGGAGGCTCTGGAGGCCTCGTGCGAGGCGGTTGGACTCTATCGTGCGTTGGCGAAACGCAACCCCGATGCGTTCCGGCCTAACCTCGCCGCCGGTCTCAACAACCTGGGCGTCATGTTGAGCGCCCAGGGACGGCGAGAGGAGGCCCTGGAGGCCTCGCGCGAGGCGGTTGGACTGAGGCGTGAGTTGGCGAAGCACAACCCCGATGCGTTCCGGCCTGCCCTCGCCGCCAGTCTCCACAACCTGGGCGCCAGGTTGAGCGGCCTGGGGCAGCGAGAGGAGGCCCTGGAGACCACCCGTGAGGCGGTTACACTCTATCGCGAGTTGGCGAAGCGCAACTCCGATGCGTTTCGGCCGGACCTCGCCGCCAGCCTCCACAACCTGGGCAACAGGTTGAACGACCTGGGACAGCGGGAGGAGGCCCTGGAGGCCACGCACGAGGCGGTTGGACTGAGGCGTGAGTTAGCGAAGCACAACCCCGATGCGTTCCGGCCAGACCTCGCCGCCAGCCTCCACAACCTGAGCAACAGGTTGAACGACCTGGGACAGCGAGAGGAGGCCCTGGAGGCCTCGCGCGAGGCGGTTGGACTGAGGCGTGAGTGGGCGGAGCGCAACCCCGATGCGTTTCAGCCGAACCTCGCCGCCAGCCTCCACAACCTGGGCAACAGGTTGAACGACCTGGGACGGCCAGAGGAGGCCCTGGAGGCCACGCGCGAGGCGGTTGGACTGAGGCGTGAGTTGGCGAAGCGCAACCCCGATGTGTTCCGGCCGGACCTCGCCGGCAGCCTCAACAATCTGGGCGCCGTGTTGAGCGCCCTGGGACGGCCAGAGGAGGCCCTGGAGGCCACGCGCGAGGCGGTTGGACTGAGGCGTGAGTTGGCGAAGCGCAACCCCGATGCGTTCCGGCCGGACCTCGCCGCCAGCCTCAGCAACCTGGGCGCCATGTTGAGCGCCCTGGGACAGCCAGAGGAGGCCCTGGAGGCCTCGCGCGAGGCGGTTGGACTGAGGCGTGAGTGGGCGGAGCGCAACCCCGATGCGTTTCAGCCGAACCTCGCCGCCAGCCTCTACAACCTGGGCGCCATGTTGAGCGCCCTGGGACGGCGAGAGGAGGCCCTGGAGGCCTCGAGCGAGGCTCTTGAGTACTCCTAA
- a CDS encoding HAD-IIIC family phosphatase: MGEEAYTLSQYVQILRIDDSQAVVGNPFRLQRLVLSTELADFLQLFQGEARALSQLRELVDAPPQAIEGLVEFFRSKGLIVLTGLDETATLGSELRRLLDKGNVDDVQDRSRLYHAPIRLEASRLRPRYGTGSLTPLTILVLGGCFTQFTADALEESGANHGFDVRVETGWPGDVDMIERIRPEVVVLQVTTTWLLAPLWDEAPFLDDNERERRLEALKNATAVTVQKVLDQCAGRLLLLQGFSTPQISPLGITEFRHRCNFQRIVYELNTLLAELARDNPNVLLVDEERLAANSGRSRLLDDGIVPFSHHAPIDFCCGPIPPGPSREETWSIQMACHLPRLLAAEYLDLYILWSGRWKIKCVVVDLDNTLWPGVVGETGFSLKTENSFQALRYGPFGGLHQALKILKHRGVLLATCSKNNPSDVASAWESLRETAKTEGMSHLLLPEDFVLHKVNWKPKSQNVGELISELGIGEDAVLFIDDNPIERAEVSAALPSVRVLGDNLHRVRAQLLSDPCLQNNVASHESQRRTETTLAQLTRETARRQAPDEASFLRSLEIRLQVKRVRSSAHVPRLVELLQRTNQFNTTLKRHDADQMRSFLFSEAARVYTLEAQDRFTSYGVVGLCIIAEQQIDTLLLSCRVLGLQPAIPFLVTVLNDVAEFPITGTLVEGPRNQPSRDVYRLAGFSALGGGRFIAEQASALTAIDQSIYLIDLIHEASPEPPIPKLQP, translated from the coding sequence ATGGGCGAGGAAGCATACACACTAAGCCAGTACGTTCAGATCCTTCGCATCGATGATTCCCAGGCAGTCGTCGGGAATCCATTTCGATTGCAGCGCCTCGTGCTCTCCACGGAGCTGGCTGATTTCCTTCAGCTGTTCCAAGGCGAGGCTCGCGCCTTGTCTCAGCTGAGGGAACTCGTCGACGCACCGCCACAGGCCATCGAAGGCTTGGTCGAGTTCTTCCGGTCAAAGGGGCTCATCGTCCTCACCGGGCTCGACGAGACCGCGACCCTTGGCTCGGAGCTTCGCCGACTGCTCGACAAGGGCAATGTGGATGACGTCCAGGACAGGAGCCGACTCTATCATGCGCCCATACGGCTTGAGGCCTCGCGGCTCCGGCCCCGGTATGGAACGGGCTCACTGACCCCCCTCACGATCCTTGTGCTCGGTGGCTGCTTCACCCAATTCACTGCGGATGCTCTCGAGGAATCTGGCGCCAACCATGGCTTCGATGTCCGGGTGGAAACGGGTTGGCCCGGGGATGTCGACATGATTGAGCGGATCCGCCCCGAGGTCGTCGTGCTTCAAGTCACGACGACCTGGTTACTCGCGCCACTCTGGGACGAGGCGCCGTTCCTGGATGATAACGAGCGCGAGCGCCGACTCGAGGCGCTCAAGAATGCCACCGCCGTGACCGTTCAGAAGGTTCTCGATCAGTGTGCCGGCCGCCTGTTGCTCCTCCAAGGCTTCTCGACACCACAGATCTCTCCTCTCGGTATCACCGAATTCAGGCACCGATGTAATTTCCAGCGCATCGTCTACGAGCTCAACACGTTGTTGGCCGAGCTGGCTCGGGACAATCCCAACGTACTGCTGGTAGATGAGGAACGGCTTGCCGCGAACTCTGGCCGATCGCGGCTTCTGGACGACGGGATCGTGCCTTTCAGCCACCATGCGCCGATCGATTTCTGCTGTGGCCCGATCCCTCCTGGCCCGAGCCGTGAGGAAACCTGGAGCATCCAGATGGCCTGCCACCTGCCGCGTCTGTTGGCAGCCGAGTACCTCGATCTCTACATCCTCTGGTCTGGCAGGTGGAAGATCAAATGCGTCGTCGTCGATCTCGATAATACTCTCTGGCCCGGTGTCGTTGGCGAGACTGGATTCTCGCTCAAGACGGAAAACAGCTTTCAAGCGCTGAGATACGGTCCGTTTGGCGGTCTGCATCAAGCCCTTAAGATCTTGAAGCATCGAGGGGTTCTGCTCGCCACGTGTAGCAAGAACAATCCAAGCGATGTCGCGTCTGCGTGGGAATCGCTCCGAGAGACGGCGAAGACAGAGGGCATGAGCCATCTTCTGCTGCCGGAAGACTTCGTATTGCATAAAGTGAACTGGAAACCCAAGTCGCAAAACGTAGGGGAACTCATCAGTGAACTCGGCATTGGCGAAGATGCAGTGCTCTTCATCGATGACAATCCGATCGAACGTGCCGAGGTGTCGGCTGCGCTTCCGTCAGTGCGCGTGCTCGGCGACAACCTGCACCGTGTCCGTGCGCAACTGCTGTCGGATCCGTGTCTGCAGAACAATGTCGCCAGTCACGAGAGTCAACGACGCACTGAAACGACGCTCGCGCAGCTCACACGAGAGACGGCTCGCCGTCAAGCCCCCGACGAGGCCTCCTTCTTGCGCTCGCTGGAGATCCGTCTCCAAGTCAAGCGAGTCCGATCCAGTGCGCACGTACCACGCCTCGTCGAATTGCTGCAACGCACGAACCAGTTCAACACGACACTGAAGCGCCACGATGCTGACCAGATGCGGAGTTTCCTTTTTTCGGAAGCAGCCCGCGTCTACACACTCGAAGCACAAGACCGATTCACGTCCTACGGCGTCGTGGGATTGTGCATCATCGCGGAACAGCAGATCGATACACTGTTACTCAGTTGCCGGGTTCTCGGGCTCCAGCCAGCGATACCGTTCCTGGTCACCGTGCTGAATGATGTCGCGGAGTTTCCAATCACCGGCACCCTCGTGGAGGGTCCACGCAATCAGCCTAGCCGTGATGTCTATCGCCTCGCGGGTTTCTCGGCCCTTGGCGGCGGGCGGTTCATCGCGGAGCAGGCCAGTGCACTGACGGCCATCGATCAATCCATCTATTTGATCGACCTCATTCACGAGGCCTCCCCAGAGCCCCCCATTCCCAAACTCCAGCCCTGA
- a CDS encoding DUF2019 domain-containing protein produces MTELEKLVEAFAQNVAAQTAEIAHGSAAKGNRHAKRYIGAFDKLCAYGDAGRDALAVLFTHHRIEVRVMTAAFLLRHRTADAKAVLEEAAARKGVAALEAQQALTNWENGTWALDPG; encoded by the coding sequence ATGACGGAATTGGAAAAGCTCGTTGAGGCGTTCGCCCAGAATGTTGCCGCTCAGACGGCGGAGATCGCTCACGGCAGTGCTGCCAAGGGAAACCGTCACGCAAAGCGTTACATTGGAGCATTCGACAAGTTGTGTGCCTACGGAGATGCTGGGAGAGATGCGCTGGCTGTGCTGTTCACACATCATCGAATTGAGGTGAGGGTCATGACCGCTGCCTTTTTATTGCGCCATCGAACAGCGGATGCCAAAGCGGTGTTGGAAGAGGCCGCAGCGCGCAAAGGGGTGGCGGCACTTGAAGCACAGCAGGCCTTGACGAACTGGGAAAATGGCACCTGGGCATTAGATCCAGGATAG